The Nicotiana tomentosiformis chromosome 2, ASM39032v3, whole genome shotgun sequence genome includes the window TTTCAACAATTCCAGTGAGAATTATTAGCACATTAGCAAGAATGTTTAAGTATGTTGTTGAGTCTATATTGAGGCGTACGATAAAGATgctaatgtttataatatagtgagacatgcatcttcatgcatttaccaccgtgctacagcctgtcgggcagttaccaccgtgctacgaccggtcgggcagttaccactggttgggcagttatgtatcattattttttaccggttgggcagacatgtatattcatttaccaccgagctacggccggtcgggcagtcatacatttactaccgagctatggccggttgggcagttacatatttaccaccgagctacgcccggtcgggcagttaccacctaTCAGTTGgacagtcatgcatcatacgatatggataatagtctcaaagagaagcattgtatatatgtaagtataataagtatgcatatacggtggcacttcagagattcaggttgattcttatatgtctttaattaatattgACTTACTGTTatatttcagttctgccttacatactcagtacattattcgtactaacgtccttttgttggggacgctgcattcatgcctgcaggtatagataatcagtttgacgagccctcatagtagacgagattggcattcagcaaaggatcagtaagactccacctcattcggagtgcagccgagtctacgAGTCAtcatgtcagagttttgctaaagacttatgggtaggtcggtaccctgtcccatttgatgtcaaataatcctagaggctttgtagacagaggttcattttgtacagtatgttagaggccttgacgacccatatgtattcatgtttttaaaaaaatggttCGGTGATACAatgttgcccacttatagttatacattatgagttgtggttatgttggcccatgatagttacaaaaggaatgagttacagagtggttcgctcgagccagtacggcaccgggtgcaagccatgcctccccaggtttggggcgtaaCAAAGAGCCATTTTATTCGTAAGCagaaaggatttgaattccttctGCTTGTAGGGCTTATTCAGTCCTCTAATGTTCCATGATAGGCTGCTTGGTTGGACTAGTGCCCCTTACCACTTTGTTAGTGGTAACCTCTGGTTGGATTCACAAAGCactgaactgattccttctgagCATGAGTTCCAGTTCATCAATCTCCCGGTGCTTATTAGTACTAATTGGAATTGCTTTCTTCCCCCTGTCAATTTGTTTCCTCTGTTGTTGCCCATCCCCTTTAGCTTATTGTTCATTCTTAAGCTGCTCCTTGCTAGTATCATGCTCAGTTACTTGAGCATTAGTCTTATTGTCCCCTGTCTGATTAGGCACATCCTTAGCTTTCCATTCCaacttcttttgtttctttttgttattttgttgAGGCTATTTAAGTTCTATTGGTGCCTTCTTGCATTTCCCTGTGTTATGCCCTACTTTCAATCAATCTTGACAGTATATTGGCTTCCATTCATACTCAATAGATTGTGAGTAGGATTTTCCATTAGGTAGGTAAATGGAGAATGAGTCAGGAAAAGGCTGGGATATATCCATCTCGATCAATATCCTAGCATAAACAATCCTTTGCTCTTGAGCAATTAGTTTATCACTACATACAGGATTCCCAAGATAGCTTGCTATTCTATCCAAATTGCCAAGGGCCCAGAACTGAATTGGCAAATTTGGAAACATAACCCACATAGGAACAATTTGAGTAGATTCCTTATTCATTTGGAACTCTGGATCCCACTGTTTAAGAATGAATGGCATATAATTGAAAGTGTATGGCCCTTCTTCGAGAATCACTGCTTTATCTTTCTCATTCTCAAATTTGAAGATGAAATATCCATTATTATGAAGAAATACCTTAGGCGTATTGACGAAATTCCAGACTCCATAGACGAATTTGAGCATTTCCTTGAAGGTAGGGTTACCGCCAATCACATAACCAATTAATGCTAGACTCCACTTCTGATTCTGGTCAGCTATCTCCTGGGAATTTAGCTTGACTACTTTCACTCCATCTTTCATTACGGGCGGAAAGTAATCTAGCTTCAATCCCGTGTGTTGTTCTCTATTTCCTTTAACTACTTCAGCCATTGTACGCTTGACTCCACTAGATGTGGCAGAGAAAGTCAATTTCCTCGCCACATTCGTAGCCCATGCATCAGGCTCCGGCGGAGTTTCTGCAATGTCCGGTTGGGGGCCTGTTTGTAGCACTGTAGGAGCACTTCCCATTCCTGGTAGACAATGGCCTAATTGAATCAGAGCTAAGGTCTGGGGAACGCCTGATTCAGGTGTTATCTGCCTAGATTCCAGCACCGGAGCTTTGGGCGAGACCGGCGCCGGACCCGGTTGCTTCTTCTTCCTCGTCATCTCAGATTGGGCTCACGTTAGTAAACCCTAACGTAACATGCGCCGAGAGAGCGTTCTGAATATTTCATTATTTGTTAAAACTGTCTCGATTGTTATCTTGTATGTTTCGCTTCTTATCTGTCATTTGGATTTCCATTTGAAAAGAGAACAAGTTTTGCATAGCCTTGTATTTAGGCTGTCAAATGGTGTGTTAAGTCAAATGGTGTGTTAACTGACAAATAGCATATACAGAATTAGATGCAGTAGATCACTTCTCTTCTTAGTTCAATCCCTATGTtcagttttatttttctttcacgAGGACCATAATTTCAGTCCACAACATGCAATAGTAATCTGAAAAATGGCAATAAAACTTCTTGGTTCGTTAATTTAGAATTTTAACTTATCACAATTTACAAGAGAATGCAGGTTAAGACTGCGTATAATAAACCCTTGTGGTccagcccttccccggaccctgcacatagcgggagcttagtgcaccgagctGCCCTTTTTTACCGTTTACAAGAGAATAATTAGCTACCTTATTGTAAGTAGACTAACTCGTTTATAAGAAGCCCCCTGTATTATCTACAGACTACAATCAATTCAACACGTATTTCTTCACATTTCCTCTTTTCATATGGTATTAGAGTCTTTCTTATTTTTACAATTTTACTAATCTTGACTCTGGTTAACTATTTCAGTGCCATCACTCATTATTTGGATGATTGTTTTAGGGTCACGGTCTAGTATGACGGTCTCTTCACACCTAGAGAATACTATGTAGTAATGTAGAATACTACATAATATTATGCAGGTATCAATGTCTTAAGACATGCATCCAATCGCCCACTGGCTCTATCTTAATATACGCAGGGGTTCCGATAGAATTCCTTTATCCGAAATTACACTGCGCCAGTAaggtaaaaataattttatttttgtttatataTAAACTATTCAATCTCGTTAACATATGGGAGGCTTTAGGGTGTAGCCTAtttgcttttttctttttgaattccCTTGTGATGATTGTTGGTTCCACCAAAGTCAACACAACAATATTGACATAACAAAACTAGTAACTTAACCTGATTTAGAAACTAAAAGCTGCACCATTGCATATAAATCAAAGTTTATAATGGTTGTTGGACTTGATAGTCATGCTTTGTACTTCATATATTACATTTGATTGTAGGTTTTCTATTATTTCATTACTATAATTGTTTTTTCTTAACTGCACCTTTCTTTACTAAAACCCATCCTTTAAATGCACATTTGCGCTTTACGCTTAAAGCCCCAATGTACCTTGTGTCTTTTTCAATTCCTTTTTGCGTGTTTTCACCTTTGACAACACTGATTGGGACAACCTCTGATTCCTCAGAAGAGGATTGATTATCTTGTGCTGTCATGTCCTTAGGGATATCTTTAATTTCTCCATTCTCTTCTTCGAATCCTTGCTTGAACCTGTTATAGTTTGTAAGCTCACTACTCTCGAATGGGCGTTCACCCAATACCTGGACCAGATCTTCGTGATGAAGGACCTCCTTTTCAAGTAGCAATTCTGCAATCTGAGCTACATGTTCTCTGTGTTCCTCTATAAGCTGTAGGGTACGATCATATGCCTTGGCGATCCATTCTCTAACTTCATCGTCAATAATTGCTGCAGTCTTGCTACTGTAGGGCTTTGATGTCTCAAATGTATCATCTCTTTGCGGAAAAGAAAGAAGACCAACCTTGTCACTGAAACCGTAGACTGCTACCTGGGCATATGTCATCTTGGTCACTTTCTCCAAATCATTTTGAGCTCCAGATGAGATCTTTCCAATCAAAACCTACTCAAAAATTAAAATCCGTATGAACATTGTAAAAATCTGAtttaatgaaaaaaaaaaggtaGGAAATTCGGGAAAACAGAAGGTAGAAAAAGCAAGTTGCTATTAAAGATTTAAAGAGACTGCATATTCATTAAGTTATGTAGTGACTAAATCTTGTCCAACAACGAACTATTATATCTGACGTTTTAGGTTGTTGATTCTATAAATATCCAGAGTTGTCATATTAAGGCCTACTACTTCATCGAGCAGCTTTCTTTGAGGTTGAAAAGCAGAGAATTGAATATGCCCAAACTCATTAGGAATACCTTAGGATGTATGCATTTAGGCATGTTACTCTGCAAAAGTTGGTGGCATGACACTGTCTTTTTAAATATGTCTAAGAAACTACTCATTCATATTATGACAGCAAAAAGGGTACCTAAAATGACATGCAACAAACCAGTTTGATGCCTATAAAATATTCTAGCAGAACTGtaacacaagtaattcatgtcaCAAAGGATTCACCTTCTAGAGGATAACTATTTCGTTAAGTGAAGGGGCAAGCAGATTATCAAAAAATGGTAATTTCCTAAGAGAAGTCACAGGAGTCATTTCTTGAAGTACGGCGTGAGGATTGTCCAAGACCATATAAAGAAACAACAGCCTATTTTCTCAACCTATGTGGGACGTTCTAACAGTCTTTGCATATGCATCCAGCACGATGAGATGTTTCCAAAGGATTAGCTGATAATGCTGTAGGGAAAACATGTGAAAACAAGGAGACAGTTGATAAATATACCTGCTCAGCAGCTCGGCCACCAAGTGTCATGCATGTCATATCAAATAGCTGCTCCCTGGTCATTAAAAGATTTTCATTGGGAACATATTGAGCAAATCCTAGTGCTGCTGTACCACGGGGAATGATTGTCACTTTAAGTAATGGTTCTGCATGTTCCAAGAACCAACCAGCAATAGCATGGCCGGATTCATGATACGCAATTGTCCTCCTTTCCAGTTTGCTTATGACCTGCAGAATGCACAAAGGTAGGTTTGCATAAGTATATCATGTTAtccaaaattaatattttttgccATTTACAAGTTCTTTGCTTATGACCTGCAGAATGCACAAAGGCAGCTTTGCATAAGTATATCatgttatccaaaaataatattttttgccATTTACAAGTTCTTACTAGAACCCACTGGACTGCAATTCATAACAGCATCTTAAGAAAAAGAGTGAGGAGATTGGATACCTTGTTCTTCTTCTCTAGACCCCCAATCACCCTGTCTATTGCTGCCTCGAAATGTTGCATTTTGATTGTGGTACTCTCACTCCTAGCAGCAAACAAAGCAGCTTCATTACAAACATTCGCAATGTCTGCTCCAGCAAATCCTGGTGTTAGAGCAGCAAATCTCTGTGAATAGAACGCTGCCTCCTGGTCAAGTTTCAACTTGTTCAGATAGATTCTGAAAATCTGTTCACGACCTTTTATGTCTGGTTTGTCAATGGTAATCTGGCGATCAAATCGACCAGGCCTTAACAAGGCTTTGTCTAATATATCAAGTCTATTTGTGCCAGCAAGTACAACTACACCAGATGTGGTTGCAAATCCGTCCATTTCTACAAGCAGTTGGTTTAAAGTACCCTCACGTTCATCGTTTCCTCCAGAATAGCGTCCCTTCCCTCTTGCTCCACCTACTGCATCAATCTCGTCGATGAAAATTATACTAGGTGCACATCGTCTTGCCTCCCGAAATATGCTCCTAACTCTAGCAGGACCAACACCAACAAACATCTGCACAAATTCTGACCCAGAAATCGAGAGAAAAGGTACACCAGATTCTCCTGCTGTAGCTTTAGCTAAAAGTGTCTTTCCAGTCCCAGGAGGACCAACTAGAAGAGCACCCTTAGGAATTTTGGCTCCTAACTCTTCGTATTTCTTGGGATTCTTAAGGAAGTGAACGAATTCCATGATTTCTTGCTTAGCCTCGTCACATCCAGCCACATCCTTGAAGAAGACCTGTACCACAAAAGTGCCAGTTGACTTTAGTTTCCAACTAATCATGAAAAAACTAATTCTCAGTGAAAAGACTGCTGTTTTGCTGAAGCTGTACCAACAATGGGAACTAATTCTCACCTTGTCCTTTGCATTTTTGTCCATCTTTGTGAAATGCGCTTTACCAATATTAAATATTCCACGAGCACCTCCCAAATCCATATAATAAATGATAGCTAGAAGCAACAATGTTAGACCACACTTCATCAGTTCTGGGAACCAATCCAACTCATTAACATATACCACAGAGACAAAATTGTGAGAGTCTATTCCCAAGGCTTCTTGCGCTTCCTTAAGCTTCTGCTCAAATGACTCAACACTCCCAATGTTAAAAGAGTATTTGTGGTTGCTAATGTTTCTATTACCATTTGTACCACTTGTAGGACCTTGAACGGTGTCATCACCAGTTTGATTATTACCAGGTGAAGAACTCCTTACATAAACTCTGGCTACATCTTTGTTAGCAACAACAATTCGATCAACAAGACCAGGTTCAAGTAGCTTGTTTTTGAACTCTTGGAAGCTAATCTGAGAATTTACATAAAGCGAAGTGACCATGAAAAAAGAAAATACAACCATCTAATGAAAATAAGACAAACACTGCCCTCCCAGAAAATAAAATCCTGTTAAGTCACCAGTCATCAATGAAAAGATTTAACATATACAGGATTTTCATTGCTACACTGTAAAACCTTGAAAGAAGTTCTTCATCATAATCCACTTTATTATATTTTTACTTCTATAAATATCAACATAAACAATTATTTTAAGAAGAATAGGTTCGGATTGGCAATGTATAAACTGAGATGCAAGGGTCACATGGTTGAATGACATAGCATGAGTACTTAAGTTTTTATTTAATGGCATTTGGTTTTAAATTGTTTTTATTTCGATAACATCGAAATGAAGTTGACTTCATCTCAAAAACCAAGTCCAAGTCCGATTCTTCGAAAGCAAACTAACAATTTCATCCATGAAAGTTTTCCAAGACCTAGTTTTCCAAATCAAACCTTATATTGAAACATCCTCTATCCAAGTGTCATCATTTACTGGTACAAACATACAGTTAATTGTTCTTTCATTTCCATTTCATCCACTAGGCAAATCCACGATTAGATGAAATTGATCATAACATTTTATCAAATAGATTACATACCAATCTATATTGGTCTCATACTCCTTAAGGCACTAAACTCATCCTCCCATACAAGAAAAAGGAGCTGAAACAATGAGAGTTAGAAATGTAAAACAAACTGTTGGCTAGAACTAACCTCCTCCTGTTCGAAATAACTCAGAAGTAATATTGATGACAAAGCAAAGCCAACAAATAACAAAGAGAGTATAAGTTGATATCTCTTCATAGAGTTCTCCTGAGGGCCTCCTTACTCAGCTGCACTTTCCTCTGCCAAGATTACACCAAAGAATAAGTTTTTACCATGAATAAGCCAAAAGGgaataaaagataaaataaaaagaaaagaaagatcaTGTCAGGTATTGCTACTTCACTTATTTCAAACTCCACCAAATCAATCAACTAAGCCTCAATCCCAAACTAACTGGGGTTGGCTATGAATCCTTTGTAATTATTCTACTTTGGAGCTCAAtgttttaaactcataaaaaGTGTCTAATATAACCTCTGAAGGATTCAACAGCATAAACTTTTACATATAAAGGTTTTCACTCTGACAAAGTTGTAATACATGGTTCTCTTAAGTAGTTTACGACCACTTTTACACAATGTTAAGACATAAGAGGTGACACAAGCAAGTGCATATTGTCAAAATCTACTGCTTACTATTTCAATTTGGAACTCCTAGCAGAAAAGCAATAGCAGCATATCCGAATACCCAATATCTCAACCAGCTTAGAGAAAAGAGGCAATTCGAATCCCCGTCCTTCTAATTTCATGTCTACTTTCTACACACTACGCACAAGAAATGCACACTCAAATCCTGCCCCACTTTTTGAtttccatcatcatcatcaatagaTAAAATATCCTCATCTTCCTCATTTATGGAATAGCATAAATGGTTTAGATCTCTACAGCCCAACTCCATCCCACTCTGTAGACTTAACGACATGGATAAGTATCCTCATCTTCCTAATATTCCAGAATTGTAAAAATGATTTAGATCTCTAAAACTATCTCTAACCGATTTCTTACTAGTTTTGCACAAAGTTCTACAATCAATTTCTTGTACAAACTACATTTACACATTCTTTTTTTGATAAGCAAAGAACATCTCGACATTATCTGTAATGATACAAAGCttatataaatatatgtatattttgATATGACATCCAAAGTTTTTAAATATCATATTGAGCACTCTTATGTTAGCTCATTTCAAATCAGTGTACTCCATCATATGATCTCTAACGTCAAATGTAACTGATCAATGACAATCACACAGGATAATGAATTAATTTCTAAAATGGTTATACTTAGGGTTTTTTTTCCTTACAAAAGTCACTAAACTAATTTTTGTCACTTTGAAATCACTCAACTTATGGCTGCTCACTCCAAAAATAAATTTGGCCGGAAATCCATTAAATGAAAGGGAGCCTTGGatcaacggtaaagttgtctttgtgtgacctataggtcacgtaTTCAAGCCGTAAAAGCAgctactaatgcttgcattagggtaggctgtctaAATCACACCCCTTGCGGTGCGGCCCTTCCCCAGATCctgggatgctttgtgcaccgggctCAAGGGTGCGACCCTTCCCCGGATCctgggatgctttgtgcaccgggtTGCCCTTTTTTAAAAATCCATTAATTCTTACCAAAAAGCCAAGTAGGCATGCCAAATTAGCTAAAATACCAATGTGGCTTTCCAAGAACCTAGAGCCAAATATTTAGTTATTTACCcagtcaaaaattcaaaaataaaaactactccaacccattttttaataCAAACTCAGATACATTTTGGCTATAGAAGATGCCAAATCTAAGAGATAATGTTGCCTAATGAGATTGTTGATGATCTTGCCTGCACGGAGCTGCTAGAATCTTTTTGAAAAAATTCAActtctgcacaaaatgatgtttAAGCTTAGAGAGTAAAGTAACAGATTTATTATACATTCAAAATTTCAGCATATGCTTGACTTGCTAGAAGAACTGTAACTATAGGGTAAAGATACTAAGTAGTAGTTCGTTATATTATGTTAAAACCTAATCTCATATTCACCATTATTATCTGAGAATTTGATGCACTTACCTGTAAATATTTGCAGAAATGGCAATATGAACGGATTGATGGAGAATTTGGCGGGGCATAAAGACTATCCAATTTGGAATATTTTGCTCAACTTCCGGTGTTTTAtg containing:
- the LOC138904553 gene encoding uncharacterized protein; this encodes MTRKKKQPGPAPVSPKAPVLESRQITPESGVPQTLALIQLGHCLPGMGSAPTVLQTGPQPDIAETPPEPDAWATNVARKLTFSATSSGVKRTMAEVVKGNREQHTGLKLDYFPPVMKDGVKVVKLNSQEIADQNQKWSLALIGYVIGGNPTFKEMLKFVYGVWNFVNTPKVFLHNNGYFIFKFENEKDKAVILEEGPYTFNYMPFILKQWDPEFQMNKESTQIVPMWVMFPNLPIQFWALGNLDRIASYLGNPVCSDKLIAQEQRIVYARILIEMDISQPFPDSFSIYLPNGKSYSQSIEYEWKPIYCQD
- the LOC104096163 gene encoding ATP-dependent zinc metalloprotease FTSH 8, mitochondrial-like — translated: MKRYQLILSLLFVGFALSSILLLSYFEQEEISFQEFKNKLLEPGLVDRIVVANKDVARVYVRSSSPGNNQTGDDTVQGPTSGTNGNRNISNHKYSFNIGSVESFEQKLKEAQEALGIDSHNFVSVVYVNELDWFPELMKCGLTLLLLAIIYYMDLGGARGIFNIGKAHFTKMDKNAKDKVFFKDVAGCDEAKQEIMEFVHFLKNPKKYEELGAKIPKGALLVGPPGTGKTLLAKATAGESGVPFLSISGSEFVQMFVGVGPARVRSIFREARRCAPSIIFIDEIDAVGGARGKGRYSGGNDEREGTLNQLLVEMDGFATTSGVVVLAGTNRLDILDKALLRPGRFDRQITIDKPDIKGREQIFRIYLNKLKLDQEAAFYSQRFAALTPGFAGADIANVCNEAALFAARSESTTIKMQHFEAAIDRVIGGLEKKNKVISKLERRTIAYHESGHAIAGWFLEHAEPLLKVTIIPRGTAALGFAQYVPNENLLMTREQLFDMTCMTLGGRAAEQVLIGKISSGAQNDLEKVTKMTYAQVAVYGFSDKVGLLSFPQRDDTFETSKPYSSKTAAIIDDEVREWIAKAYDRTLQLIEEHREHVAQIAELLLEKEVLHHEDLVQVLGERPFESSELTNYNRFKQGFEEENGEIKDIPKDMTAQDNQSSSEESEVVPISVVKGENTQKGIEKDTRYIGALSVKRKCAFKGWVLVKKGAVKKKQL